In Rickettsia endosymbiont of Gonocerus acuteangulatus, the following are encoded in one genomic region:
- the rpsR gene encoding 30S ribosomal protein S18 → MSKNNTSETTTRKPMERASKKVFFRRRKGCPLSVPNAPVIDYKNPELLIKFVSEGGRMLPSRITNVCAKKQRKLNNAIKIARILALLPFVFQAK, encoded by the coding sequence ATGTCGAAAAATAATACTAGCGAAACAACAACCCGAAAACCAATGGAAAGAGCTTCTAAAAAAGTGTTCTTTAGAAGACGTAAAGGTTGTCCTCTTTCCGTGCCTAATGCACCGGTTATTGATTATAAAAATCCAGAGCTTTTAATAAAATTTGTTTCTGAAGGCGGTAGAATGCTACCAAGTAGAATCACAAATGTTTGTGCAAAAAAACAAAGAAAGCTAAATAATGCTATTAAAATTGCAAGAATTTTAGCATTGTTACCTTTTGTATTTCAAGCTAAGTAA
- a CDS encoding AAA domain-containing protein: MLETYQNKDLLKFLEEWTEQIKSLEANLQYIDSKIQELDYERNFLSLGFFAVVHTFFKTKRHNDFIQDNLRLTRSKSEQLDLAQKTKADIQLLQDKSKKLKLDIEQLAQTEKFLSDYTEFLEARKFDVASFKEDDFWQNYSNDYDEFHRTTPYFNQEVEKLRSKLFIQAIKLHEIFINANASNFWNSLNFFSEIISGKLNNIEPEIWRILWQNFFMVIPVVSTNFHSFDNMFKHFRHNDLAWLIIDEAGQTPPQCAVSAIYKSKNVIVVGDPMQTAPISILGQALITKLML, from the coding sequence TTGTTAGAAACTTATCAAAATAAAGATCTCTTGAAATTTTTAGAAGAATGGACTGAACAGATAAAGAGTTTAGAAGCAAACCTACAATATATCGATTCTAAAATCCAGGAATTAGATTATGAGCGTAATTTTTTATCGTTAGGTTTTTTTGCGGTAGTTCATACTTTTTTCAAAACAAAGAGACATAATGATTTTATTCAAGATAATTTACGTTTAACTCGCTCAAAAAGCGAGCAATTAGATCTAGCCCAAAAAACTAAAGCTGATATTCAGCTATTACAGGATAAATCTAAAAAATTAAAACTTGATATTGAGCAACTCGCACAAACAGAAAAATTTTTATCCGATTATACAGAATTCTTAGAAGCAAGAAAATTTGATGTTGCAAGTTTTAAGGAGGATGATTTTTGGCAAAATTACTCTAATGATTATGATGAGTTTCATAGAACTACTCCTTATTTTAATCAAGAAGTTGAAAAATTACGTTCAAAACTATTTATCCAAGCAATTAAGTTACATGAGATATTTATAAATGCCAACGCTAGTAATTTTTGGAATAGTTTGAATTTCTTCTCTGAAATAATAAGCGGAAAACTTAATAATATAGAGCCGGAAATTTGGCGTATTTTATGGCAGAACTTTTTTATGGTCATTCCAGTAGTTTCCACAAATTTCCATTCTTTCGATAATATGTTTAAGCATTTTAGGCATAACGACCTTGCTTGGCTTATTATCGATGAAGCAGGACAAACTCCCCCACAATGTGCGGTAAGTGCTATTTACAAATCAAAAAATGTTATAGTGGTCGGTGATCCTATGCAGACAGCTCCTATATCTATTTTAGGTCAAGCATTAATAACAAAACTTATGCTATGA
- a CDS encoding fatty acid desaturase, producing the protein MLSKINKPAFFALIIYPVILISLLVKYVSNYGIGWTEIIFLVSSYYVNNITVGIGLHRLWSHHSYKINKYAEFVLVMLSAGTLQGPALSWASNHYKHHAKTDTDQDPHSPLKFENRVLGFIWSHIGWMLVGQGSYKSIDRITWVKLGKNNLLKWQLRYYWQIAAFMNIAVPLIIGYLVGGTLHSAYMGFLFMGLGRFLQQQATFCVNSLCHFVGSKKYYKGTAGDIWWMALFLLGENWHNYHHAFPADYRNGAKWYHFDVHKWIIFLMSKIGLASELERTTKVRVQAKMQETLSYLSEKEKQKLNLMQAKVEQLLENLCLKIKELEESSTTIKEQFRRSFIEIQESLKNLAEQISSAAQITEEPSKKLLKVVNRKINDAEQSIYKLYNKLNAIKVSN; encoded by the coding sequence ATGCTAAGTAAAATAAATAAGCCTGCGTTTTTTGCACTAATAATTTATCCTGTTATCCTGATATCGCTCTTAGTTAAATATGTATCTAATTATGGAATAGGTTGGACTGAAATTATTTTTCTAGTTAGCAGTTATTATGTTAATAATATTACTGTTGGGATTGGATTGCATAGATTATGGTCTCATCATTCTTATAAGATAAATAAATATGCTGAGTTTGTTTTAGTTATGCTATCTGCTGGAACTCTGCAAGGACCTGCGTTGTCTTGGGCATCAAATCACTATAAGCACCATGCTAAAACGGATACAGATCAAGATCCGCATAGTCCTTTAAAATTTGAAAATAGAGTTTTAGGTTTTATTTGGTCTCATATAGGTTGGATGTTAGTTGGGCAAGGCAGCTATAAATCTATTGATCGTATTACTTGGGTTAAACTTGGTAAAAATAATTTGTTAAAGTGGCAGCTAAGATATTATTGGCAGATAGCAGCCTTTATGAATATAGCTGTACCATTAATTATAGGTTACCTAGTCGGTGGTACTTTACATTCGGCATATATGGGATTTTTATTTATGGGTCTTGGTAGATTCCTGCAACAACAAGCAACTTTTTGTGTAAATTCTTTATGCCACTTTGTCGGTAGTAAAAAATATTATAAAGGAACTGCTGGAGATATTTGGTGGATGGCTTTATTTTTACTTGGGGAAAATTGGCATAATTATCACCATGCTTTCCCTGCAGATTATCGTAATGGTGCAAAATGGTATCATTTTGATGTTCACAAATGGATAATATTTTTGATGAGTAAAATTGGGCTTGCTTCAGAACTTGAACGTACTACAAAAGTAAGAGTTCAAGCGAAAATGCAAGAAACATTAAGTTATCTTAGTGAAAAAGAGAAGCAAAAATTAAACTTAATGCAAGCTAAGGTAGAGCAGCTTTTAGAAAATTTATGTTTAAAAATAAAAGAGCTTGAAGAATCATCTACTACGATTAAAGAGCAATTTAGAAGATCTTTTATAGAAATACAAGAATCTCTTAAAAATTTAGCAGAACAGATAAGCTCTGCTGCACAAATAACTGAAGAGCCTTCAAAGAAATTATTGAAAGTAGTTAATAGAAAAATTAACGATGCTGAACAGTCTATTTACAAACTATATAATAAATTAAATGCAATAAAAGTTTCTAATTAA
- the rpsF gene encoding 30S ribosomal protein S6, translating into MSFYESVFIVRQDVSLNDIDKIVDDFSKIIKDNNGAIVKKEYWGLRALAYKIGNHKKGHYYLLGLDTTSAVKQELERKMKLNENIIRFLTQKVDSISNEPSPILKNQSTENTPVIDVTAN; encoded by the coding sequence ATGAGTTTTTACGAGTCAGTTTTTATTGTGCGTCAAGACGTATCATTAAATGATATAGATAAAATAGTTGATGATTTTAGTAAAATCATTAAAGATAATAACGGTGCTATTGTAAAAAAAGAATACTGGGGATTAAGAGCTTTAGCTTATAAAATCGGTAATCACAAAAAAGGGCATTATTACCTTTTAGGTCTTGATACTACTTCAGCTGTAAAGCAAGAGCTAGAAAGAAAAATGAAACTTAATGAAAATATCATAAGATTTCTTACACAAAAAGTAGATTCAATTAGTAATGAGCCTTCACCGATATTAAAAAATCAAAGTACAGAAAATACTCCAGTAATTGATGTAACGGCTAATTAA
- the rpmB gene encoding 50S ribosomal protein L28, producing MSRKCELTGVGVLYGNNVSHSQRKTRRRFEPNLRSVKFISDITTAEYRLSVSARCISSVEKAGGFDAYMLKANNDALSTTAKAIKKKIIQTKVAKSL from the coding sequence ATGTCTCGTAAATGTGAACTCACTGGAGTGGGTGTTTTATATGGCAATAATGTATCGCATTCACAGCGTAAAACTAGAAGGCGTTTTGAGCCTAATTTAAGATCGGTTAAGTTTATAAGTGATATAACAACCGCAGAATATAGATTATCAGTTAGTGCTAGATGCATAAGTTCAGTTGAAAAAGCTGGCGGGTTTGATGCATATATGTTAAAAGCTAATAATGATGCTTTATCCACTACAGCTAAAGCTATTAAGAAAAAAATAATTCAGACTAAGGTGGCAAAATCATTATGA
- a CDS encoding response regulator transcription factor gives MEIDDLISFFYKPFLSDQIIHFLKTLLRRSKTILQDNIIKFKNISIDLNAERVYKGKETIRLGPTEFKILRLFLQSPDSVFSRREIMRYLWEDDESFNQRLIDVHINRIRDALGKDSPIIKTVRFIGYSLNKDIVESDT, from the coding sequence ATGGAGATCGATGATTTGATATCATTTTTCTATAAACCTTTCTTATCTGATCAGATAATACATTTTCTGAAAACCTTGTTAAGACGTTCTAAAACAATTTTACAGGATAATATTATCAAGTTTAAAAATATAAGCATTGATTTAAATGCTGAAAGGGTTTATAAGGGCAAGGAAACTATTCGTTTAGGTCCTACAGAATTTAAAATTCTGCGACTTTTTCTTCAATCGCCTGATAGCGTATTTTCACGCCGAGAAATAATGCGATATTTATGGGAAGATGACGAAAGTTTTAACCAGCGTCTGATTGATGTGCATATAAATAGAATTAGAGATGCTTTAGGAAAAGATAGTCCAATTATTAAAACAGTTCGTTTTATTGGTTATTCACTTAATAAAGATATAGTAGAATCAGATACTTAA
- the tnpA gene encoding IS200/IS605 family transposase, giving the protein MSKYIHKSHNVTVLLYHMVFPAKYRRAVFDVSVDQVLREICLEIEKRYQIKFLEIGVDEDHVHFLVQSVPTYSVTKIVTTIKSVTARQIFRQCPQVKKQLWGGEFWTDGYFTSTVGKHGNENMIGKYVKNQGKEYQKLHEDHQLAFF; this is encoded by the coding sequence ATGAGCAAATATATACATAAAAGTCATAATGTTACGGTACTGCTGTATCACATGGTATTTCCAGCAAAATATCGCCGAGCAGTGTTTGACGTATCAGTTGATCAAGTATTACGAGAAATATGTTTAGAGATAGAAAAGAGATATCAAATAAAATTTTTAGAAATAGGGGTTGATGAAGATCATGTCCATTTTTTGGTACAATCTGTACCAACCTATAGCGTAACAAAAATAGTAACAACAATTAAAAGTGTTACAGCTCGTCAAATATTTAGACAGTGTCCACAGGTAAAGAAACAATTATGGGGTGGAGAATTTTGGACTGATGGATATTTTACGAGTACGGTAGGTAAGCATGGAAATGAGAATATGATAGGAAAATACGTAAAAAACCAAGGCAAGGAATATCAGAAACTGCATGAGGATCATCAGCTAGCTTTCTTCTAA
- a CDS encoding transposase has translation MSKRIKLQAIPINRTDYCQFLIVSQKNYSLTYYAEHAKKCSHDVINRFLRNEKYTPSLLWEHIKNDVIFSSNGYTIFDDTVLNKRNTKQIEIARSQYSGATGRVTKGIGVVSLVYYNPDINKFWVIDYRIFAPDHDGATKLEHLLNMLNNAVYSKKIPFQTVLFDTWYSTHKIMQHVDSLGKYYYAPIKANRNVSKTHDSKPYKAVKELTFSDEEIRHGVEIHIKGFAKNKHVNLFKFTVSTNRVEYVVTNNKTHKSSKAAQDECGFRWVIESMHREIKQLTGIERCQCRKQRIQRNHISWAFLVWAFLKRTANTIGKTVYQIKLGLLDDYMQQQLRSPSLRYLEPNIA, from the coding sequence ATGTCAAAGAGGATAAAGTTGCAAGCAATACCAATTAATAGGACAGATTATTGTCAATTTTTAATAGTTAGCCAAAAGAATTATAGTTTAACCTACTACGCTGAACATGCAAAGAAATGTAGTCATGATGTTATTAATAGATTTTTAAGGAATGAAAAATATACACCTTCTTTGTTATGGGAACACATCAAGAATGATGTTATTTTTTCATCTAATGGATATACAATATTTGATGATACGGTTTTAAATAAAAGGAATACGAAGCAAATAGAAATTGCAAGATCGCAGTACAGTGGAGCTACAGGTAGAGTTACTAAAGGTATAGGAGTAGTGAGTCTGGTATATTATAACCCTGATATTAATAAGTTTTGGGTAATAGATTATCGAATTTTTGCACCTGATCATGATGGAGCAACAAAACTAGAACACCTATTAAACATGTTAAATAATGCTGTTTATAGCAAGAAGATTCCTTTTCAAACAGTACTTTTTGACACATGGTATTCTACACACAAAATTATGCAACATGTTGACTCTCTGGGGAAATATTATTATGCCCCTATTAAAGCCAATAGAAACGTTAGTAAAACGCACGATTCTAAACCTTATAAAGCTGTAAAAGAGTTGACATTTTCAGATGAAGAGATCAGGCATGGAGTAGAGATTCATATAAAAGGCTTTGCTAAAAATAAGCATGTTAATTTGTTTAAATTTACTGTTTCTACCAACAGAGTTGAGTATGTTGTTACCAATAACAAAACTCACAAATCTTCTAAAGCTGCACAAGATGAGTGTGGCTTTCGATGGGTAATTGAGAGCATGCACAGAGAAATTAAGCAACTTACTGGGATAGAACGTTGTCAATGCAGGAAACAGCGTATTCAACGTAATCATATTAGTTGGGCATTTTTAGTTTGGGCATTTCTCAAAAGGACTGCAAATACAATCGGTAAAACGGTTTACCAAATAAAGTTAGGGCTTTTAGATGACTATATGCAACAACAGCTGCGTTCTCCATCTTTACGATATTTAGAACCAAACATAGCGTAA
- the rpmE gene encoding 50S ribosomal protein L31 encodes MKNGIHPDYKKFLIKVGSDVFETMSTHPAGEILMDVDFRKHPAWNKDIGNVVNQSNKSVSDFNKRFSGLSFSSQKKEAS; translated from the coding sequence ATGAAAAATGGGATACATCCAGACTATAAAAAGTTTTTAATTAAGGTTGGAAGTGATGTTTTTGAAACGATGTCAACTCATCCTGCAGGTGAGATTTTAATGGATGTTGATTTCAGAAAACACCCAGCATGGAATAAAGATATCGGAAATGTAGTAAATCAGTCTAACAAAAGCGTTAGTGATTTTAATAAAAGATTTTCCGGTCTTTCTTTCAGTAGTCAAAAAAAGGAAGCTAGTTAA
- the rplI gene encoding 50S ribosomal protein L9: protein MEVILIKPVRTLGKIGEIHKVADGFGRNYLLPQKLAIRATELNKELIVKQKHELEEKDKQVKEEITKINDLIKDQKLIFVRQTSDDGKLFGSVNNKEIAEKLSQAVSYPISHLNIILDTQIKSTGIYKVEVRLHAELSTDVTVIVARSESEVQDYLREQKTEESTTEPLAESA from the coding sequence ATGGAAGTTATTTTAATTAAACCGGTAAGAACATTAGGTAAGATAGGGGAAATACATAAAGTAGCCGACGGATTTGGTCGTAATTATCTTTTACCACAAAAATTAGCTATTAGAGCTACTGAGCTTAATAAAGAGTTGATTGTTAAGCAAAAACATGAATTAGAAGAAAAAGATAAACAAGTAAAAGAAGAAATAACAAAAATTAATGATCTTATTAAAGATCAAAAATTAATTTTTGTTCGTCAGACCTCAGATGATGGTAAATTATTTGGTTCAGTAAATAATAAGGAAATAGCCGAAAAATTATCTCAAGCTGTATCTTACCCTATTTCTCATTTAAATATAATTCTTGATACTCAGATTAAATCTACAGGGATTTACAAGGTTGAAGTAAGATTGCATGCTGAGCTTAGTACAGATGTTACAGTTATTGTTGCAAGATCAGAATCAGAAGTACAAGACTATTTACGTGAACAAAAAACTGAAGAATCTACAACAGAGCCTTTAGCTGAGTCAGCATAA
- a CDS encoding transposase: protein MLIPPYYAASGGEYTQKRLNMSKRIKLQAIPINRTDYCQFLIVSQKNYSLTYYAEHTKKCSHDVINRFLRNEKYTPSLLWEHIKNDVIFSSNGYTIFDDTVLNKRNTKQIEIARSQYSGATGRVTKGIGVVSLVYYNPDINKFWVIDYRIFAPDHDGATKLEHLLNMLNNAVYSKKILFQTVLFDTWYSTHKIMQHVDSLGKYYYAPIKANRNVSKTHDSKPYKAVKELTFSDEEIRHGVEIHIKGFAKNKHVNLFKFTVSTNRVEYVVTNNKTHKSSKAAQDECGFRWVIESMHREIKQLTGIERCQCRKQHIQRNHISCAFLVWAFLKRTANTIGKTVYQIKLGLLDDYMQQQLRSPSLRYLEPNIA, encoded by the coding sequence TTGCTCATTCCGCCATATTACGCCGCAAGCGGCGGGGAATATACCCAAAAGAGATTAAACATGTCAAAGAGGATAAAGTTGCAAGCAATACCAATTAATAGGACAGATTATTGTCAATTTTTAATAGTTAGCCAAAAGAATTATAGTTTAACCTACTACGCTGAACATACAAAGAAATGTAGTCATGATGTTATTAATAGATTTTTAAGGAATGAAAAATATACACCTTCTTTGTTATGGGAACACATCAAGAATGATGTTATTTTTTCATCTAATGGATATACAATATTTGATGATACGGTTTTAAATAAAAGGAATACGAAGCAAATAGAAATTGCAAGATCGCAGTACAGTGGAGCTACAGGTAGAGTTACTAAAGGTATAGGAGTAGTGAGTCTGGTATATTATAACCCTGATATTAATAAGTTTTGGGTAATAGATTATCGAATTTTTGCACCTGATCATGATGGAGCAACAAAACTAGAACACCTATTAAACATGTTAAATAATGCTGTTTATAGCAAGAAGATTCTTTTTCAAACAGTACTTTTTGACACATGGTATTCTACACACAAAATTATGCAACATGTTGACTCTCTGGGGAAATATTATTATGCCCCTATTAAAGCCAATAGAAACGTTAGTAAAACACACGATTCTAAACCTTATAAAGCTGTAAAAGAGTTGACATTTTCAGATGAAGAGATCAGGCATGGAGTAGAGATTCATATAAAAGGCTTTGCTAAAAATAAGCATGTTAATTTGTTTAAATTTACTGTTTCTACCAACAGAGTTGAGTATGTTGTTACCAATAACAAAACTCACAAATCTTCTAAAGCTGCACAAGATGAGTGTGGCTTTCGATGGGTAATTGAGAGCATGCACAGAGAAATTAAGCAACTTACTGGGATAGAACGTTGTCAATGCAGGAAACAGCATATTCAACGTAATCATATTAGTTGTGCATTTTTAGTTTGGGCATTTCTCAAAAGGACTGCAAATACAATCGGTAAAACGGTTTACCAAATAAAGTTAGGGCTTTTAGATGACTATATGCAACAACAGCTGCGTTCTCCATCTTTACGATATTTAGAACCAAACATAGCGTAA
- a CDS encoding IS630 family transposase translates to MARAYAIELRLRVIKAVEAGIRISKVSKLFNVSRDTIYKWKKLKDKQGTLEAATGYQKGHSHKIKDSEFFKANMNKISKELAKQWGNIASVTILRQIRKLGYSYKKTHFHPKRDIKLRNEFIAKIQTITKDKLVYLDESGIEDNACKEYGWSIIGQRCYGEKVYQHKFRISMIAGLCNGNLIAPVIFEGNCNTEVFKTYIRDVLITELQPGQTVIMDNINFHKNSKVKEFIESVGCTILYLPTYSPDLNPIEHYWFKIKNEIRKVVEDFETFYDAVFNTIKLSVS, encoded by the coding sequence ATGGCACGAGCATATGCAATAGAACTAAGACTAAGAGTTATAAAAGCTGTAGAAGCAGGGATACGAATAAGTAAGGTAAGTAAATTATTTAATGTAAGTCGTGATACTATATATAAATGGAAAAAATTAAAAGATAAGCAAGGTACTTTAGAAGCAGCAACTGGTTATCAGAAAGGACATAGTCATAAGATAAAAGATTCAGAATTTTTTAAAGCTAATATGAATAAAATATCAAAGGAGTTAGCAAAGCAATGGGGTAATATTGCATCTGTAACTATTTTAAGACAAATCAGAAAACTTGGCTATAGCTATAAAAAAACTCATTTTCATCCGAAAAGAGATATTAAATTAAGAAATGAATTTATAGCAAAGATACAAACCATCACAAAAGACAAATTAGTATATCTTGATGAATCTGGAATAGAGGATAATGCTTGCAAAGAGTATGGATGGAGCATTATAGGACAAAGGTGTTATGGAGAAAAGGTGTATCAACATAAATTTAGAATAAGTATGATAGCTGGTCTTTGTAATGGTAATCTTATTGCTCCTGTAATATTTGAAGGTAATTGTAATACAGAGGTCTTTAAAACTTATATTAGGGATGTATTAATTACAGAATTACAACCTGGGCAAACCGTTATTATGGATAACATTAATTTTCATAAAAATTCTAAAGTTAAAGAGTTCATTGAATCCGTTGGTTGTACCATATTGTATTTACCAACTTACTCTCCTGATTTAAATCCTATAGAGCATTACTGGTTTAAGATAAAAAATGAAATTAGGAAAGTTGTAGAAGATTTTGAAACATTTTATGATGCTGTTTTTAATACTATTAAATTGTCAGTATCTTAA
- a CDS encoding autotransporter outer membrane beta-barrel domain-containing protein, translating into MINTLAFLEKCSPEDYENIIIELSLLNSKSQNLESLIVKKQISEEVTLHNQVASITNKPIHMGIHGRLLLPNAAIAGGDEEDAINRGVWISSLYGVSNQKAWRSIPKYQGRTSGVTIGMDTELSNSSDVIGIAYSRIESHFKYNKKFAKTALNGHLLSVYGLKELPKNFSLQAIASVGHNYIKNKATSANNIISKYQNNSFNFEALLNYKYRTNYDLYLIPNIGLKYDYSRSSGYKGNDFVQKLMIQKKSNRLLTTSLGGKVEFKSIKVLNDITLVPSLYRSIENHFYNKDTKVNAKAVLNNQIIEEKIIISKQPKFGYNIGGNVLLKKKNINVVFEYTKLTL; encoded by the coding sequence GTGATCAATACTCTAGCATTTTTAGAGAAATGCTCACCAGAAGATTATGAGAATATAATAATAGAGCTAAGTTTATTAAATTCAAAATCTCAAAACCTGGAATCTTTAATTGTAAAAAAGCAAATATCTGAAGAAGTTACTTTGCATAATCAAGTGGCTTCTATTACTAATAAACCTATTCATATGGGTATTCATGGTAGATTGTTGTTGCCTAATGCTGCGATTGCTGGTGGTGATGAAGAGGACGCAATAAACAGAGGAGTATGGATCAGTAGTTTATATGGAGTAAGCAATCAAAAAGCATGGAGAAGCATACCGAAATATCAAGGACGCACTAGCGGTGTAACTATCGGTATGGACACAGAACTTAGTAATAGCTCTGACGTAATAGGTATAGCTTATTCAAGAATTGAGTCGCATTTTAAATATAATAAGAAGTTTGCTAAGACCGCACTTAATGGACATTTATTAAGTGTTTATGGTTTAAAAGAATTACCGAAAAACTTTTCATTGCAAGCTATAGCATCTGTTGGTCATAATTATATTAAAAATAAAGCTACATCTGCTAATAATATTATTAGTAAATATCAAAATAATAGCTTTAATTTTGAAGCATTATTAAATTATAAGTATCGTACAAATTATGATTTATACTTAATACCAAATATTGGATTAAAATACGATTATTCAAGAAGTAGTGGTTATAAAGGAAATGATTTTGTACAAAAATTAATGATTCAAAAGAAGTCAAATCGTCTATTAACGACTAGTTTAGGTGGTAAGGTAGAATTTAAATCGATAAAGGTTTTAAATGATATAACGCTAGTGCCAAGCTTGTATAGGAGTATAGAAAATCATTTTTATAATAAAGATACAAAAGTTAATGCTAAGGCAGTTTTAAATAATCAAATAATAGAAGAGAAGATTATTATATCAAAACAGCCTAAATTTGGTTATAATATTGGAGGTAATGTTCTTTTAAAAAAGAAGAATATAAATGTAGTATTTGAATATACAAAACTTACGCTATGA
- a CDS encoding AAA domain-containing protein, with the protein MNIIQKTENNEHIFAINGPPGTGKTTLLFDIIANIYVKRASNLAKFKTPDKERV; encoded by the coding sequence TTGAATATTATCCAGAAAACAGAAAATAATGAACATATTTTTGCCATCAATGGTCCACCCGGTACCGGTAAAACTACTTTATTATTTGATATAATAGCCAATATTTACGTTAAACGAGCATCTAATCTTGCTAAATTTAAAACTCCCGATAAAGAAAGGGTTTAG
- a CDS encoding IS630 transposase-related protein yields MIYAILNEKLMAKAYSYDLRIRVIKSLTDGKTIKETSEIYSISRKTIIEWKKLKKQTGDVKAKSGYHIGHRRIIRDIEGFKKFIELNFDKTTMELANNWSQKVSASTMSTAVEK; encoded by the coding sequence ATGATTTATGCTATACTAAATGAAAAACTTATGGCAAAGGCATATTCATACGATTTAAGAATACGAGTAATAAAAAGTTTAACAGATGGTAAAACAATAAAAGAGACTTCAGAGATATACTCTATTAGTAGGAAGACTATAATAGAGTGGAAAAAATTAAAGAAACAAACTGGGGATGTCAAAGCAAAAAGTGGTTATCATATAGGACATCGTAGAATAATAAGAGACATAGAGGGATTTAAAAAATTTATAGAATTAAATTTTGATAAAACCACCATGGAGCTAGCTAATAACTGGAGTCAAAAAGTATCTGCAAGTACGATGTCAACAGCGGTCGAAAAATGA
- the yihA gene encoding ribosome biogenesis GTP-binding protein YihA/YsxC, with protein MIDEKVINKKVVGDNKLFRHQAKFVAGAMDIKQLPNFALPQIAFVGKSNVGKSSLINTICNNKNLAKVSNTPGRTRQINFFNLVDKLIIVDLPGYGFAEVPNQVKEQWEILINHYLRKSDNLKLVNLLIDSRRGIKENDKKVAELLLANKRDFQIIFTKSDKVTDRKNLNLEAQNFLATLNYSCNLIYVSSRSKEGARELKTSLAKCIKLEK; from the coding sequence ATGATTGATGAAAAAGTAATTAATAAAAAAGTAGTAGGTGATAATAAGCTTTTTCGTCATCAAGCCAAATTTGTAGCTGGTGCTATGGATATAAAGCAACTTCCTAATTTTGCATTACCGCAAATTGCTTTTGTTGGTAAATCAAATGTTGGCAAATCGAGCTTAATAAATACTATATGCAATAATAAAAATCTTGCTAAAGTTTCTAATACCCCAGGGCGTACTAGGCAGATTAATTTCTTTAATCTTGTAGATAAACTTATAATAGTTGACCTACCAGGTTATGGTTTTGCAGAAGTTCCAAATCAAGTTAAAGAGCAGTGGGAAATATTAATTAATCATTACTTACGCAAGAGTGACAATCTAAAATTAGTTAACTTATTGATAGATTCAAGAAGGGGAATTAAAGAAAACGATAAAAAAGTAGCAGAGTTATTACTTGCAAATAAGCGAGATTTTCAAATTATTTTTACAAAATCCGATAAAGTTACAGATCGTAAAAACCTTAACCTAGAAGCACAGAATTTTCTTGCAACTTTAAACTACTCATGTAATCTTATTTATGTAAGTAGTAGGAGTAAAGAAGGTGCAAGAGAACTTAAAACTAGTTTGGCAAAATGCATCAAACTTGAAAAGTAA